From the Caldisericia bacterium genome, one window contains:
- a CDS encoding 8-oxoguanine deaminase: MKILFKDVTYIGTMDKDEREIENGFLSIENGIIKYVGEEEPKENFDKIIDGKGKLLLPGFINTHHHFYQTLFRNIKEANDLKLFDWLVFLYDRWKYIDEEAVFTSTVIATLEMMKSGVTTTTDHLYLVPYGNTKIFEAQIEAAKLTKIRFHPTRGSMSLSKKDGGLPPDSVVQKDEEILIHTEEMIKKYHDNKKYSMLRIAIGPCSPFSVTKNIMVESLNLAEKYDVLLHTHLAETLDEEIFCKEKFGLRPVDYMESLGWLNKRVWFAHMVHLNDFDIEKLIKSDVGMAHCPTSNMKLGSGIARVSEFKEKLRIGLAVDGSSSNDTNNFIQEIRNALLLQRVKYGSSSITSRDVLKFATIGGSKVLRMDDYIGSIEIGKAADIIMFDLNRLEFAGGLNDLISIPVYLDAKQVDFLMINGEILIQDGKFTHVDEKEFIEKQNKISKKLIYKI, translated from the coding sequence ATGAAAATTTTATTTAAAGATGTAACTTATATTGGAACTATGGATAAAGATGAAAGAGAGATTGAGAATGGATTTTTATCTATTGAAAATGGAATTATTAAATATGTTGGAGAAGAGGAACCAAAAGAAAATTTCGATAAAATTATTGATGGAAAAGGAAAATTGCTTCTTCCAGGTTTTATAAATACACACCATCATTTTTATCAAACTTTATTTAGAAATATTAAAGAGGCAAATGATTTAAAACTCTTTGATTGGTTAGTCTTTCTATATGATAGATGGAAATATATAGATGAAGAAGCAGTATTTACTTCAACTGTTATCGCAACATTAGAAATGATGAAAAGTGGAGTAACAACAACGACAGACCATTTATATCTTGTTCCTTATGGAAATACAAAAATTTTTGAGGCACAAATTGAAGCAGCAAAATTAACAAAAATTAGATTTCATCCAACTAGAGGTTCAATGTCGCTTTCAAAAAAAGATGGAGGGCTACCCCCTGATAGTGTTGTTCAAAAAGATGAAGAAATTTTAATTCATACTGAGGAGATGATTAAAAAGTATCATGATAACAAAAAGTATTCTATGTTAAGAATTGCAATAGGTCCTTGTTCTCCTTTTTCTGTAACAAAAAATATAATGGTTGAAAGTTTAAATCTTGCTGAAAAATATGATGTGTTGCTCCATACACATCTTGCTGAAACTCTTGATGAAGAAATTTTTTGTAAAGAAAAATTTGGATTAAGACCAGTTGATTATATGGAATCTCTCGGATGGTTAAATAAAAGAGTTTGGTTTGCTCATATGGTTCATTTAAATGATTTTGATATTGAAAAATTAATAAAAAGTGATGTTGGTATGGCTCATTGCCCAACCTCAAATATGAAATTAGGATCTGGAATTGCAAGAGTAAGTGAGTTTAAAGAAAAATTAAGAATTGGTCTTGCTGTCGATGGAAGTTCAAGTAATGACACTAATAATTTTATACAAGAGATAAGAAATGCACTTTTACTTCAAAGGGTTAAATATGGAAGTAGTTCAATTACATCAAGAGATGTTCTTAAATTTGCTACAATAGGTGGTTCAAAAGTTTTAAGAATGGATGATTATATAGGCTCAATTGAGATAGGAAAGGCAGCAGATATAATAATGTTTGATTTAAATAGATTAGAATTTGCAGGTGGTTTAAATGATCTTATTTCTATTCCTGTTTATCTTGATGCTAAACAAGTTGATTTTTTAATGATAAATGGAGAAATCTTAATTCAAGATGGCAAATTTACTCATGTTGATGAAAAAGAATTTATTGAAAAACAAAATAAAATTTCTAAAAAATTAATTTATAAAATTTAA
- the dcd gene encoding dCTP deaminase: MLKSDKWIKKMAIEYKMIEPFEEKQIKKGVISYGLSSYGYDLRLSDEFKIFTNVFNSIIDPKNFDPKSFVDYKGETCVIPPNSFILGRSIEYLRIPRKILGICIGKSTYARCGIIVNITPIEAEWEGQVTIEISNTTPLPVKVYAYEGIAQIIFLESDEECEFSYKDKKGKYDKQIGIVLPKIDF; the protein is encoded by the coding sequence ATGTTAAAAAGTGATAAATGGATTAAAAAAATGGCAATTGAATATAAAATGATTGAGCCATTTGAAGAAAAACAGATAAAAAAAGGAGTAATTTCATATGGTCTATCATCCTATGGTTATGATCTTCGTCTTTCAGATGAGTTTAAAATTTTTACAAATGTATTTAACTCAATAATTGATCCCAAAAATTTTGATCCCAAAAGTTTTGTTGATTATAAAGGAGAAACTTGTGTAATACCTCCAAATTCTTTTATTTTAGGAAGAAGTATTGAGTATCTCAGAATTCCAAGAAAAATTTTAGGGATTTGTATCGGAAAATCAACATATGCAAGATGCGGAATAATTGTTAATATAACTCCAATAGAAGCAGAATGGGAAGGTCAAGTAACAATTGAGATATCAAATACAACCCCTCTACCTGTAAAAGTATATGCTTATGAAGGAATTGCACAAATAATTTTTTTAGAAAGTGATGAAGAGTGTGAATTCAGTTATAAAGATAAAAAAGGTAAATACGATAAACAAATTGGTATAGTTTTGCCTAAAATAGATTTTTAA
- the thyX gene encoding FAD-dependent thymidylate synthase → MKVELIYITPEPEKVIEKAGRTAHESFDRITPESHKQFIRMILKLGHESVLEHAVASFRISGVSRSFSHQLVRHRIASYTQKSQRYVDESNFDYIIPETISKKDEALQIYKDFMETCKKVYKSLVNLGIPKEDARFVLPNATKTEIVLTANFRELRHMIRLRGSKDAQWEIRKVFIKILKILKEYAPTVFEDFEIENDFIRSKDVKK, encoded by the coding sequence TTGAAAGTTGAGTTAATATATATAACTCCTGAACCAGAAAAAGTCATAGAAAAAGCGGGTAGGACCGCTCATGAATCATTTGATCGAATAACACCTGAGAGTCACAAACAATTTATAAGGATGATATTAAAACTTGGTCATGAGTCAGTTTTAGAACATGCTGTTGCTTCATTTAGAATCTCTGGTGTCTCAAGAAGTTTTTCTCATCAATTAGTAAGGCATAGAATTGCATCTTATACACAAAAATCACAAAGGTATGTTGATGAGTCGAATTTTGATTATATTATTCCTGAAACAATATCAAAAAAAGATGAAGCCTTGCAAATTTACAAAGATTTTATGGAAACTTGTAAGAAAGTATATAAAAGTTTAGTAAATTTAGGAATACCAAAAGAAGATGCAAGGTTTGTTCTTCCAAATGCTACAAAAACAGAAATTGTTTTGACTGCAAATTTCAGAGAGTTGAGGCACATGATAAGATTAAGAGGAAGTAAAGATGCCCAATGGGAAATTAGAAAAGTTTTTATCAAAATTTTAAAAATTTTAAAAGAATATGCTCCAACAGTTTTTGAAGATTTTGAAATTGAAAATGATTTTATAAGGAGTAAAGATGTTAAAAAGTGA
- a CDS encoding acetate kinase, translating into MDILTLNCGSSSVKYQLYRWNERKILARGIVERVGIGGSFIDHYANGKGSFKVEHDCPDHKVAIKLIIDTLLDPEIGVIKDLKNIKGVGHRMVHGGEKFAKSTIINDEFLKTFESLSDLAPLHNPPNLLGVRAAMEVLPDIPHCAIMDTAWHQTMPRQAYIYSLPYEWYEKYRVRRYGFHGTSFLYVSKRAAVLLGKNPFETNLICLHIGNGASANAVKNGISVDTSMGLTPLEGLVMGTRAGDHDAGIDLFIMRKENLSVDQLDNLLNKKSGILGITGKYTDRRDVEKAAADGDERAQLAIEIETYRLKKYIGSYYAVLGRVDAIVFTAGVGEMSPLIRGKTLDGLENLGIIYDKRKNEISKTRNAETEITGEGSKVRIFVIPTDEELVFVEDTVALIEGRYDIHTKFKYSFEDPNYINPAREEALKEELKKKPELKEIIVRPPNRG; encoded by the coding sequence ATGGACATACTCACATTAAATTGTGGAAGCTCATCTGTCAAGTACCAACTCTATAGATGGAATGAGAGAAAAATATTAGCAAGAGGGATAGTTGAAAGAGTTGGAATTGGAGGTTCTTTTATTGACCACTATGCAAATGGAAAGGGAAGTTTCAAAGTTGAACACGATTGTCCAGATCATAAAGTTGCAATTAAACTAATTATTGACACTCTTCTTGACCCAGAGATAGGAGTTATAAAAGATCTAAAAAACATTAAAGGAGTTGGTCATAGAATGGTACATGGTGGAGAAAAATTTGCAAAATCAACAATTATAAATGATGAATTTTTAAAAACATTTGAATCCTTATCAGATCTTGCTCCTCTTCACAATCCTCCAAATTTACTTGGTGTAAGAGCTGCAATGGAGGTTTTGCCAGATATTCCACACTGTGCCATTATGGATACTGCATGGCATCAAACTATGCCAAGACAAGCTTATATTTATTCGCTCCCCTATGAATGGTATGAAAAATATAGAGTTAGAAGATATGGATTTCATGGAACATCATTTTTATATGTTTCAAAAAGAGCAGCTGTTTTATTAGGAAAAAATCCTTTTGAAACAAATTTAATCTGTCTTCATATAGGAAATGGAGCAAGTGCTAATGCTGTTAAAAATGGAATCTCAGTTGATACTTCAATGGGATTAACCCCTCTTGAAGGACTTGTTATGGGAACAAGAGCAGGAGATCATGACGCAGGCATTGATTTATTTATTATGAGAAAGGAGAATTTATCAGTTGATCAACTTGATAATCTTTTAAATAAGAAAAGTGGAATTTTAGGTATTACTGGAAAATATACAGATAGAAGAGATGTTGAAAAAGCAGCAGCAGATGGAGATGAAAGGGCACAGCTTGCAATTGAAATAGAAACATATAGATTAAAAAAATATATTGGCTCATATTATGCAGTTTTAGGAAGAGTTGATGCAATTGTTTTTACAGCAGGAGTTGGCGAAATGAGTCCATTAATTCGTGGTAAAACTTTAGATGGTTTAGAAAATCTTGGAATTATTTATGATAAAAGAAAAAATGAGATATCAAAAACAAGGAATGCTGAAACTGAAATTACAGGAGAAGGCTCAAAAGTTAGAATTTTTGTGATTCCAACAGATGAAGAACTTGTTTTTGTTGAAGATACAGTTGCTTTAATTGAGGGGAGATATGATATTCATACAAAATTCAAATACTCTTTTGAAGACCCAAATTATATAAATCCTGCAAGAGAAGAAGCACTTAAAGAAGAATTAAAGAAAAAACCAGAACTTAAGGAAATTATAGTAAGACCTCCAAATAGAGGATAA
- a CDS encoding archease, translating to MKKFEIFPHTADIGIRVYGKTLLELFENAGEGALFLIREEEGLQIKDEINFEIKSEFIEMLLNKFLNEFIYLFDSKFFLIKEFKIIELNEDSIKGKFWGETFDEKRHKIKYAIKACTLEDMIIEKVDNLYKVDIIFDI from the coding sequence ATGAAAAAATTTGAAATTTTTCCGCATACTGCTGATATAGGAATAAGAGTTTATGGAAAGACTCTTCTTGAACTTTTTGAAAACGCAGGAGAAGGAGCTCTTTTTTTAATTAGAGAAGAAGAAGGTCTTCAAATAAAAGATGAGATAAATTTTGAAATAAAATCAGAATTTATTGAAATGCTTCTTAATAAATTTTTAAATGAATTCATATATCTTTTTGATTCAAAATTTTTTTTAATAAAAGAATTTAAAATAATAGAATTAAATGAAGATTCAATAAAAGGTAAATTTTGGGGAGAAACTTTTGATGAAAAGAGACATAAAATAAAATATGCGATTAAGGCGTGCACATTAGAAGATATGATAATAGAGAAAGTTGATAATTTATATAAAGTTGATATTATTTTTGATATATAA
- the gyrA gene encoding DNA gyrase subunit A translates to MIYKEKEVLVPIEEELKDSYLSYALSVIVSRALPDVRDGLKPVQRRILYSMKELGNLPNSPFKKSARIVGDTLGRYHPHGDAPVYEALVRMAQDFTMRYTLVEGQGNFGSLDGDPPAAMRYTEVRLAPISLELLSDLEKETVPFRPNFDSTLLEPEVLPAKIPNILLNGATGIAVGMATNIPPHNLNEVIDALILLLRDRNKSIDEILKVLKGPDFPTRGVILNYDGIKSYFETGRGSVIIKGKGKFEKIGKVLSYIIYEIPYNVNKANLIKRIVELVKNGKLKEIDDIRDESSKEGIRIVIELKKNVDTNIFEKKLYEYTELKTSFPVNFVALINGRPKLLSIKEVLLSFLEFREEVITKRTIFELREEKKELKILTGIKKGIDRLEEVIEIIKGSKDREDARKKLNLLLEIDDEQSNAILDMRLSRLMSIEVEKLIKDIKTKEDNIKRLNEILTNRNALLKVIEDELIEIKKKYGDERKTEIKEEKIEELSIKDIIQDEKVIVFLTNDGYIKRTNLNNFITQNRGGKGVKGITLGREDEISDIYFTSTHKNLYLFTNFGKVYSLPVYEIPEGEKKAKGEALHILLPLHPDERITSIYTGDLNKKYLLLFTIKGKVKLVENLFLKNLRRNGVKIINLDKEDFVKRVRVVNGEENIVVISKNGNIAKFTLKKLKPQGRGAKGVRGLKLKNNDEIASFDIEEDNKYIFIITQKGKGKRLDFKEIPLKNRGITGMRGIRLKNDGVVAIRSVSEKDELFIVTKFGKVIRIKSKEVPIQKRNASGVKLINTDTVDEVRGIAAYRDEKI, encoded by the coding sequence TTGATATATAAGGAAAAAGAGGTTTTAGTTCCAATTGAGGAAGAACTTAAAGATTCTTATCTTTCTTATGCATTAAGTGTAATAGTTTCAAGAGCACTTCCAGATGTGAGAGATGGATTAAAACCAGTTCAAAGAAGAATACTTTATTCCATGAAAGAATTGGGAAATCTTCCAAATTCACCATTCAAAAAAAGTGCAAGAATTGTTGGTGATACTTTAGGTAGATACCATCCACATGGTGATGCCCCTGTTTATGAAGCGCTTGTTAGAATGGCTCAAGATTTTACAATGAGATACACGCTTGTTGAAGGCCAAGGAAATTTTGGAAGTTTAGATGGAGATCCACCTGCTGCAATGAGATATACAGAGGTAAGACTTGCACCAATATCATTAGAACTTTTAAGTGACCTCGAAAAAGAGACTGTTCCATTTAGACCAAATTTTGATAGCACTCTACTTGAACCAGAGGTTCTTCCTGCAAAAATACCAAATATTCTTTTAAATGGAGCAACAGGAATTGCAGTTGGAATGGCAACAAATATCCCTCCACATAATTTAAATGAAGTAATTGATGCACTTATTCTTCTTTTAAGAGATAGAAATAAGTCTATTGATGAAATTTTAAAAGTTTTAAAAGGTCCAGATTTTCCTACAAGAGGTGTCATATTAAACTACGATGGAATAAAATCTTACTTTGAAACAGGAAGAGGTTCTGTAATAATTAAAGGTAAGGGGAAATTTGAAAAAATTGGGAAAGTTTTATCTTACATAATTTATGAAATCCCATATAATGTAAACAAAGCAAATTTAATAAAAAGAATTGTTGAACTTGTAAAAAATGGAAAATTAAAAGAAATTGATGATATAAGAGATGAATCTTCAAAAGAAGGAATAAGAATAGTTATTGAGTTAAAGAAAAATGTTGATACAAATATTTTTGAAAAAAAACTATATGAATATACAGAACTAAAGACCTCTTTTCCTGTAAATTTTGTTGCTTTAATTAATGGTAGACCAAAACTACTTTCTATAAAAGAAGTGCTTCTTTCTTTTCTTGAATTTAGAGAGGAAGTTATAACAAAAAGAACTATTTTTGAGTTAAGAGAAGAGAAAAAAGAATTAAAAATATTAACAGGTATAAAAAAGGGAATCGATAGATTAGAAGAAGTAATTGAAATAATTAAAGGTTCAAAAGATAGAGAAGACGCTAGAAAAAAATTAAATTTACTTTTAGAGATTGATGATGAGCAAAGTAATGCAATTTTGGATATGAGATTATCAAGATTAATGTCAATTGAAGTTGAAAAATTAATTAAAGATATAAAAACAAAAGAAGATAATATAAAGAGATTAAATGAGATATTAACTAATAGAAACGCACTTCTTAAAGTAATTGAAGATGAGTTGATTGAAATAAAGAAAAAGTATGGAGATGAGAGAAAAACTGAAATAAAAGAAGAAAAAATAGAAGAATTATCTATAAAAGATATCATTCAAGATGAAAAGGTTATTGTTTTTCTAACAAATGATGGATACATAAAAAGGACAAATTTAAATAATTTTATAACACAAAACAGAGGTGGAAAGGGTGTTAAAGGGATTACATTAGGAAGAGAAGATGAAATTTCAGATATTTATTTCACTTCAACCCATAAAAATTTATATCTATTTACTAATTTTGGAAAGGTATATTCTCTTCCTGTTTATGAAATTCCTGAAGGTGAGAAAAAAGCAAAAGGAGAAGCTCTTCATATTTTATTACCACTTCATCCTGATGAAAGAATTACATCCATTTACACAGGTGATTTAAATAAAAAATATCTTCTTCTTTTTACAATAAAAGGTAAAGTTAAGTTGGTAGAGAATCTATTTTTAAAGAATTTAAGAAGAAATGGAGTTAAAATAATAAATTTAGATAAAGAAGATTTTGTAAAAAGAGTTAGAGTTGTTAATGGTGAAGAAAATATAGTGGTTATATCAAAAAATGGAAATATAGCAAAGTTTACATTGAAGAAGTTAAAACCTCAAGGAAGAGGAGCAAAAGGTGTAAGGGGATTAAAATTGAAAAATAATGATGAAATTGCTAGTTTTGATATAGAAGAAGATAATAAATATATTTTTATAATAACTCAAAAGGGAAAAGGAAAAAGATTAGATTTTAAAGAAATCCCACTTAAAAATAGAGGAATAACAGGAATGAGGGGTATAAGATTAAAAAATGATGGAGTAGTTGCAATAAGAAGTGTAAGTGAAAAAGATGAGTTATTCATAGTAACTAAATTTGGTAAAGTTATAAGAATAAAGTCAAAAGAAGTTCCTATTCAAAAAAGGAATGCATCTGGAGTTAAATTGATAAATACTGATACAGTTGATGAAGTAAGAGGAATTGCTGCTTATAGAGATGAAAAAATTTGA
- a CDS encoding type IIA DNA topoisomerase subunit B — protein sequence MEERNNYDATFIKVLEGLEGVRKRPSMYIGSTDSSGLHHLVFEVVDNSIDEAMAGFCKNIIVTIHKDNSVSVLDDGRGIPPDIHPQYGLSGIELALTKLHAGGKFEGKAYKVSGGLHGVGISVVNALSIKLYVEVYRDGKKYFQFYSRGVSITDLKEEEINDIKTGTYIKFKPDPDIFETTEFDYNIIRERVVTLAFLNKGVKIKLIDERTQKEEEFLFEGGIKSYFDDLIKDKECTVSPIYFYEEKENYFFEVIFTYTNTTKTNILSYVNSIYTSEGGTHLAGFKSGLTKFLNEEGKKFDFLKNDDSFTWEDAAEGLFAIINIKIFDPQFEGQTKTKLGNSWVKKEFEDFLYHNLISFLEKNPNTLKSILKRVELSKKAREAARKARELVRKKVFFDETLPGKLADCSEKDPEKAELFIVEGESAGGSAKQGRNRITQAILPLRGKILNAIKSSVHKILDNNEIKSIIASLGTGIFENFDINKLRYKKIIIMTDADVDGSHIKTLLLAFFWTYLKEIIEEGYLFVAMPPLYKINFGKNKKYAYSEEEKDKIISELEKQGIKYSINRYKGLGEMNPEELYETTMNPETRILKRVQVQDAERAKEIIDTLMGEDVFVRKNFIEEHALEVKELDI from the coding sequence ATGGAAGAAAGAAATAATTATGATGCAACTTTTATAAAAGTTCTTGAAGGCTTAGAGGGTGTAAGAAAAAGACCAAGTATGTATATAGGTTCAACAGATTCTTCTGGTCTTCATCATCTTGTTTTTGAAGTAGTTGACAATTCAATAGATGAAGCGATGGCAGGTTTTTGTAAAAATATTATTGTTACTATACATAAAGATAACTCTGTATCCGTTCTTGATGATGGAAGAGGAATTCCACCAGATATTCATCCTCAATATGGATTATCTGGAATAGAACTTGCACTTACAAAACTTCATGCAGGAGGTAAATTTGAAGGTAAAGCATATAAAGTTTCAGGTGGACTTCATGGTGTAGGCATTTCAGTTGTTAATGCATTATCTATTAAACTTTATGTTGAAGTTTATAGAGATGGAAAAAAATATTTTCAATTTTACTCTAGAGGTGTTAGTATAACAGATTTAAAAGAAGAAGAGATAAATGATATTAAAACAGGAACTTATATAAAATTTAAACCAGACCCAGATATTTTTGAAACAACAGAATTTGATTATAATATAATAAGAGAAAGAGTTGTTACATTAGCATTTCTAAATAAAGGGGTAAAAATAAAATTAATTGATGAGAGAACACAAAAAGAAGAGGAATTTTTGTTTGAAGGAGGTATTAAATCTTATTTTGATGATTTAATAAAAGACAAAGAATGCACTGTTTCTCCAATATATTTTTATGAAGAAAAAGAAAATTATTTTTTTGAAGTAATTTTTACATATACAAACACAACAAAAACCAATATTTTATCTTATGTTAATTCAATATATACATCAGAAGGTGGCACTCATCTTGCAGGTTTTAAAAGTGGTTTAACAAAATTTTTAAATGAAGAAGGTAAAAAATTTGATTTCTTGAAAAATGATGATTCTTTTACATGGGAAGATGCAGCAGAAGGATTATTTGCAATAATAAATATAAAAATTTTTGATCCACAATTTGAAGGTCAAACAAAGACTAAATTAGGAAATTCTTGGGTAAAAAAAGAGTTTGAAGATTTTTTATACCACAATTTAATAAGTTTTTTAGAAAAAAACCCAAATACGCTTAAATCTATTTTAAAAAGAGTTGAATTAAGTAAAAAGGCAAGAGAGGCAGCAAGAAAAGCAAGAGAACTTGTAAGAAAAAAAGTCTTTTTTGATGAAACTCTTCCTGGAAAACTTGCAGATTGTTCAGAAAAAGATCCTGAAAAAGCTGAACTTTTTATTGTCGAAGGTGAATCTGCTGGTGGAAGCGCAAAACAAGGAAGAAATAGAATAACTCAAGCAATTTTACCTTTAAGGGGAAAAATTCTTAATGCAATTAAATCTTCAGTTCATAAAATTTTAGATAACAATGAAATAAAATCGATTATTGCTTCTTTAGGCACAGGAATTTTTGAAAATTTTGATATTAATAAATTAAGATATAAAAAAATAATTATAATGACTGATGCAGATGTTGATGGTTCTCATATTAAAACTTTACTTCTCGCATTTTTCTGGACCTATCTTAAAGAAATAATTGAAGAAGGTTATCTTTTTGTTGCAATGCCTCCTTTATACAAAATTAATTTTGGAAAAAATAAAAAATATGCCTATTCTGAAGAAGAGAAAGATAAAATAATAAGTGAACTAGAAAAACAAGGAATTAAATATTCTATAAATAGATACAAAGGACTTGGAGAAATGAATCCAGAAGAGTTGTATGAAACTACAATGAATCCTGAAACAAGAATTCTTAAAAGAGTTCAAGTTCAAGATGCTGAAAGAGCAAAAGAAATAATTGATACATTAATGGGAGAAGATGTTTTCGTAAGAAAAAACTTTATTGAAGAGCACGCTCTGGAGGTGAAAGAACTTGATATATAA
- a CDS encoding DUF721 domain-containing protein: MLERLSQILDRFIEERDLKKKIYEKDIILNWKKYVGNLISNHIIPKDVKKGTLIVFSDHPTWSENFLNLFPQIKNKINEIYGFEVIKDVKVLLKRKGYGRKK; this comes from the coding sequence ATGCTAGAAAGACTCTCTCAAATTTTAGATAGATTTATAGAAGAGAGAGATTTAAAGAAAAAAATATATGAAAAAGACATCATTCTAAACTGGAAGAAATATGTAGGTAATTTAATTTCAAACCATATTATTCCAAAAGATGTAAAAAAAGGCACACTCATTGTCTTTTCAGACCATCCAACATGGAGTGAAAATTTTTTAAATTTATTTCCTCAAATAAAAAATAAAATAAATGAGATATATGGCTTCGAAGTCATAAAAGATGTAAAAGTTCTTTTAAAAAGGAAGGGATATGGAAGAAAGAAATAA
- the recF gene encoding DNA replication and repair protein RecF (All proteins in this family for which functions are known are DNA-binding proteins that assist the filamentation of RecA onto DNA for the initiation of recombination or recombinational repair.) has translation MIIKEIKILTFRNFEDFFLEFKEKINLIIGKNGSGKTNLLNAIYYLSSGNTFNNLKESELPKFPESSFFLGGTFFDNDSKIKIEIIYKDKKKLISINGKPIQSQKELVGIIPVIFFNFRTKDIILKEPELRRGFMDNFLSMIDKEYKNLILEYNDILQSKNSILKKLKEERGNFYFEILLESLNEKLYDRGIKIQEKRDSFINKLKGALLNIYLNKIDIIYDPKVITLQELNKTKNEEIERGYGLIGPHLDDILFLYKGVEIKNIFSLGEIEEISLYLILSLYKLINEILNKKPIILIDDLFETIDKRKIENLLEILYNFNQVIITSFSEEIVPVELKTKGSTFFLELKGE, from the coding sequence ATGATAATTAAAGAAATAAAAATTTTAACTTTTAGAAATTTTGAAGATTTTTTTCTTGAATTTAAAGAAAAAATAAATTTAATAATTGGAAAAAATGGAAGTGGAAAAACAAATTTACTCAATGCTATTTATTATCTTTCTTCAGGCAATACATTTAATAATTTAAAAGAGAGTGAACTTCCAAAATTTCCTGAATCAAGTTTCTTTTTAGGAGGAACCTTTTTTGATAATGATTCTAAAATAAAAATTGAAATAATTTATAAAGATAAAAAAAAATTAATTTCAATAAATGGTAAACCAATTCAGTCTCAAAAGGAACTTGTTGGAATTATTCCAGTAATTTTTTTTAACTTTAGAACAAAAGATATTATATTGAAGGAACCAGAGCTTAGAAGAGGTTTTATGGATAATTTCCTCTCTATGATAGATAAAGAATATAAAAATTTAATTTTAGAATATAATGATATTTTACAATCAAAAAATTCAATTTTAAAAAAATTAAAGGAGGAAAGAGGAAATTTTTATTTTGAGATACTGCTTGAATCATTAAATGAAAAACTTTATGATAGAGGAATTAAAATACAGGAAAAAAGAGATAGTTTTATAAATAAATTAAAAGGAGCGCTGTTAAATATATATTTAAATAAAATAGATATAATTTATGATCCAAAAGTAATTACTCTTCAAGAATTAAATAAAACAAAAAATGAAGAGATAGAGAGAGGTTATGGATTAATTGGTCCACATCTTGATGATATTCTTTTTTTATATAAAGGAGTTGAAATAAAAAATATCTTTTCACTTGGAGAAATAGAAGAAATATCTTTATACTTAATTTTATCACTTTATAAGTTAATCAATGAAATTTTGAATAAAAAGCCAATAATATTAATAGATGATCTTTTCGAAACAATTGATAAGAGAAAAATTGAAAATTTATTAGAAATATTGTATAATTTTAATCAGGTAATTATAACCTCCTTTTCAGAGGAGATTGTTCCAGTGGAACTTAAAACAAAGGGTTCCACTTTTTTTTTGGAATTAAAAGGAGAATAG